The Acidobacteriota bacterium nucleotide sequence CTTCGGCTGGCTGAAGAGTGGGGTCGCGAGGAAATGCGATAAGCGTAGAATTATCCAGTACTTAACGCGGCGAAATCAACCCGGAGGAGGCCAAGAGCATGGCAGCGCGAAAACCAGCACGGCGATCCCGGCCCTCGGCGGCCACGTCCCGGCGGCCGAAGACCGGTAGCCGGCGCGGCAGCGCCAAGGCGTCTGCCAGCAGGAAGCCGGCCGCCAGAACGGCGGCTCCACGCCGCGCCCCCGCGACGGCCAAGGCCGCCGGCCGCGGCCGATCGCAGGCCCGAAAGCCTGCCGCCTCTGCTCGCCGCTCGGCTCCGGCGGCCAAGCGCGCGCGGAAGACGACGCCCAAGGCCGCCAAGCCCCAGGCTCCGGCGAAGCTCCAGGCCCCGGCGAAACCCCAGGGGACGAAGAAGCCGAAACAGCCCGCTTCCCCGCCGGCGCGCGCCGTGCGTTCCGGCAGCTCGCCGCGGGGCGCGTCGAAGCCCGCGTCCCCACGTCCCGCAATCGAACGCGAGCGGCGGCGGCTGGCGGAAGAGGAGCGGATGCCCTCGAGCGTGACGGAAGCCGAAGTGCGCGCGCAGTCGGCCGCACGCAGCGGGCACGACGAGCTGCGCTCCGAGCTCGAACGCCATACCGAAACGAGCCCGGTGCTCACCGCCGGAGATGTCGACGCCAAATGGGAGGACGCCTACGCCGTCGGCGACGAAGCGCCTGGGGGCGACAATCCGACGCCCGATCAGGATCGGGTGGACGACATCGGCCGCGCGCTGGGCGTGACGTACGAGGACAGCGAGGAACTGCGCGGCAGCGACAAGATCGCCGAGCGCGACGCGCATCGTTGGGAACTGGATCCGGCCTCGTCGGACGACTGGCCGCGCGATCGGAAACGGCGGTAGATCGCCCGCGAACAGACCGGGCGTTGGCGCGACGTGCGGGCCAACGGGCCCCGGTCTGGCGCGGCGGACGTCAGTGCTGCACGCCGATGTCGGCCTGGCGCTCGAAGTCGCTTCGCACTTCCTCGAACTTCTGACGTCCTTGATCGACGGCGTCGCGGCCTCGTTCCACCAGGTCGTTCACCGCGTCTGACGCCTTGCTGTAGCCGTCCGACGCGCGGCGGCGCAGCCGATCGGCTTGCTGCGACAACTGGCCCCGCAGCTCCGATCCGGCGCGGGGCGCGAACAGCAGGCCGACCGCCGCGCCGACGGCCGCTCCCCACAACATCCCCATCATGAAACGATTGCCGCCGCCACCGGCCTGGTCGATGTCCTCGTAGTACTCCGTGTCGCGCATTGTCGCTCCTCCTTCTGTGTCTGGGTGTGTCTGGGATCGGGCTTGGGTTACGGCATGCGAGGCCGAACGTCACGCGCGACCACCAGGCTCGCCGTGTTCGGCGCCGGGAGGCGCGACCGCCGCGGATGCTGGAAGGCCTGCGCGGCCGCGATGGCGCTCTGCCCGATGCCGACGACCGGCCAGAACGCGAACCGCGCGGTCGACATGAGGCGCGATGCCTTCTGGCCCGTCTGGGCCATGACGTCTCGGACCTTGTCGTCCACGGCGCGGATGCGGGCCGTGGCGTCCTCCACTTTCTCGAGCGTCGTGTGCGCGTGCGCCACGAGCGGCTCGACCGCCTCGTGCTGCACGCGCGTCATCACCCGTGTCAGCTCGCGGTACGCCATGAACGCGCCGGCGCCGATGCCGACCCAAATCAGCGACTGCACGGCGACGGCGATGGCCAGGACTGCGAGCCAGAACGTCGTGGTTTCCATGGTGTTGCTCGCTCTCCTCGGAGGGCGGTCGATTCAAGAGCGGTGCCAGGCGACCGGCCTGCGAACGCGATCGCCGATGCCGGCGGTGCGCCGCCGCCACGCCGCGGGTGAGTAGGCGGAGGACTCGATTCGGTAGGGCCGGTCCACCGGCCGCGTCAGGCGACCGTGGCCCCGAGCTTGGCGAGCGCGAGCTGCATCACGCGATCGACGACCTCCGCGATCGGCAGCCCGGTCGTGTCGATGTAGATCGCATCGGGCGCGACGGTCAGCGGCGACACCGCGCGCGTGCGATCGT carries:
- a CDS encoding YtxH domain-containing protein; its protein translation is MRDTEYYEDIDQAGGGGNRFMMGMLWGAAVGAAVGLLFAPRAGSELRGQLSQQADRLRRRASDGYSKASDAVNDLVERGRDAVDQGRQKFEEVRSDFERQADIGVQH